A genomic region of Natrarchaeobaculum sulfurireducens contains the following coding sequences:
- a CDS encoding ParA family protein: MTETPRGWGVTPSTGIPTIAFGNQKGGTGKTTATINSAAALATRDHDVLAIDMDPQADMTKGLGLGPGDDNDPSSPKNELPNTLVTDDENLLDVLVDNPRTHDTSLSEIVIEADEYDHLNFDLIPSHKDMGLARDWMDDANARLSLKLALEEMVEDGYDYDFILIDCPPDLSVLTDAAFIAAQNVFLAAQTQATSRDALDDLWDQLESIEDNQQLEIAIVGLLANMYRDDGQSQKFLSAFDESFASMAPIFKLPMRVAIQRAWDNGRDIFEWEDANDQQVERDIFLEVAETMERAFDKTQVEV, encoded by the coding sequence ATGACCGAGACACCTCGTGGATGGGGCGTCACACCATCAACTGGCATCCCTACGATCGCCTTCGGTAACCAGAAAGGCGGGACTGGAAAGACAACGGCGACGATCAACAGTGCCGCGGCGCTGGCCACTCGCGACCACGATGTTCTTGCAATCGATATGGACCCACAAGCCGACATGACGAAAGGACTTGGACTGGGTCCAGGCGACGACAACGATCCATCAAGCCCGAAGAACGAACTCCCCAACACACTAGTCACCGATGACGAGAACCTACTCGACGTACTCGTCGACAATCCGCGCACGCACGATACTAGCCTTTCAGAGATCGTGATCGAAGCCGACGAGTACGACCATCTGAACTTCGATCTAATTCCCAGTCACAAGGACATGGGCCTTGCTCGAGATTGGATGGACGATGCGAACGCCCGGCTCTCTCTGAAACTCGCCCTCGAGGAGATGGTTGAGGACGGATACGACTACGATTTTATCTTAATCGACTGTCCTCCCGACCTCTCAGTCCTGACGGATGCGGCGTTCATCGCGGCTCAGAATGTCTTCCTGGCTGCACAAACCCAAGCAACGTCACGGGATGCGCTGGATGACCTGTGGGACCAACTGGAGTCCATCGAGGACAACCAGCAGCTCGAGATTGCTATCGTCGGACTCCTAGCAAATATGTATCGTGACGACGGTCAGTCGCAAAAGTTCCTCAGCGCATTCGACGAGTCCTTCGCGTCGATGGCGCCGATTTTCAAACTCCCAATGCGGGTGGCGATCCAGCGTGCGTGGGACAACGGACGGGATATTTTCGAATGGGAGGACGCGAACGACCAGCAAGTAGAGCGCGATATCTTCCTCGAGGTTGCAGAAACAATGGAGCGGGCGTTCGACAAAACGCAGGTGGAGGTGTAA
- a CDS encoding DUF7342 family protein, whose translation MTENGSSSEGGLMDRQTTGEDRVRMVARQLSEPRTANWIASEAGWSHEPTKRVLERLVDDGILHRDESGTHTTYYPDYRRQAMQEAMRLRDSEHTVEELTDRLAEMKAQIRDWEDEFDVESPNQLRGTLADDVLDADEEGRRREIAREWEHLQRRIRIVGFTIREWDFLAPTTEPAEARS comes from the coding sequence ATGACCGAAAACGGATCGAGTTCCGAGGGTGGACTCATGGATCGCCAGACTACGGGTGAAGACCGTGTGCGGATGGTCGCCCGACAGCTATCGGAGCCGCGGACGGCAAACTGGATCGCGTCCGAAGCGGGCTGGTCACATGAGCCCACCAAACGCGTCCTCGAACGACTCGTCGATGATGGTATCCTCCATCGTGACGAGAGCGGCACCCATACGACGTATTATCCTGATTACCGCCGACAAGCGATGCAGGAAGCGATGCGCCTTCGGGACAGCGAGCACACCGTTGAGGAGCTCACGGATCGTCTCGCCGAAATGAAGGCACAAATCCGGGACTGGGAGGATGAGTTCGATGTCGAATCACCGAATCAACTTCGCGGGACGCTCGCCGACGACGTCCTCGACGCTGACGAGGAAGGCCGTCGCCGTGAGATCGCCCGCGAATGGGAGCACCTCCAACGTCGCATCCGAATCGTTGGGTTCACCATCCGTGAATGGGATTTTTTGGCCCCAACAACAGAGCCCGCTGAGGCCCGCAGCTAA
- a CDS encoding tyrosine-type recombinase/integrase, with the protein MSQSETDQDAEIEVEQTPSFDGVRWTSCSLEDFTNLYWNEIAPCLEAEGIDPTSEKPTHQWFRDHDARSFLAALRRHHDRSFGEFWNKDLGLGDDDEGYAWETEDEETIDALCQFLDRRKSRYSLSTSSVNTLRTRLNLYVYAYREANGTGDLLSPIQREQETPAYEAVDACYAAFDWLNEGTERSYSAQTLQRVRRVVDAWYQHLVGRRIASINPASGLYDEFKWEVEESPTPALSATHVRKLMQAARTTREQLLVVALAAWGLRASEVAALHVSQFNRDVPEDDVPFIAFESRKNGPGEVSLLFGLDILDSRIDELADDESWTGYLFPSSQGETPHVTRDTIRNWFQDLSSKAGLPERIEGERPSPQLCRRFWYDTYTAVLEGVLEGVEDIAAEQGSSDPQVVMRNYLSDSRSRRVRREFMRDQLDTAFGERT; encoded by the coding sequence ATGAGCCAGTCAGAGACTGATCAGGATGCCGAAATCGAAGTAGAGCAGACACCCTCGTTCGATGGTGTCCGATGGACATCATGCTCACTCGAGGACTTCACCAATCTATACTGGAACGAGATCGCCCCATGTCTCGAGGCGGAGGGTATCGATCCGACAAGCGAGAAACCGACCCATCAGTGGTTTCGAGATCATGATGCACGGTCGTTCCTTGCAGCACTACGACGCCATCACGATCGCTCCTTCGGAGAGTTTTGGAACAAGGACCTCGGTCTCGGTGACGATGACGAGGGCTACGCGTGGGAAACAGAAGACGAAGAAACGATCGATGCCCTGTGCCAGTTTCTTGACCGGCGAAAGTCCCGATACAGTCTCTCGACTTCTTCCGTCAACACGCTCCGAACACGACTAAATCTCTACGTCTATGCGTATCGTGAGGCGAACGGCACAGGTGATCTCCTTTCACCAATTCAACGGGAACAAGAGACACCAGCCTACGAAGCCGTCGACGCGTGCTACGCAGCATTCGACTGGTTGAACGAAGGAACAGAGCGCTCATACAGTGCTCAGACGCTTCAGCGTGTGCGACGGGTCGTCGACGCCTGGTACCAGCATCTCGTTGGGCGGCGGATCGCCTCGATAAATCCTGCGAGCGGTCTCTACGACGAGTTCAAGTGGGAGGTCGAGGAGTCACCTACACCAGCCCTTTCGGCAACGCACGTACGGAAACTGATGCAGGCAGCAAGAACGACACGAGAACAGCTGCTAGTGGTAGCATTAGCTGCCTGGGGGCTTCGAGCGAGCGAGGTCGCAGCACTACACGTCTCACAGTTCAATCGTGATGTTCCCGAAGACGACGTCCCCTTTATTGCGTTCGAGAGCCGCAAGAACGGGCCAGGAGAAGTGTCGCTACTGTTTGGCCTCGATATCCTTGACTCCCGAATCGACGAGCTAGCGGACGACGAGTCGTGGACTGGGTATCTGTTCCCATCTTCACAAGGAGAAACACCACACGTGACACGAGATACGATCCGGAACTGGTTCCAAGATCTATCGTCGAAAGCTGGCCTCCCCGAACGGATCGAAGGTGAGCGCCCGAGTCCGCAGCTTTGTCGTCGCTTCTGGTACGACACCTATACAGCAGTCCTCGAGGGCGTTCTCGAGGGTGTCGAAGACATAGCTGCAGAACAGGGTAGTAGCGATCCTCAGGTAGTCATGCGGAATTATCTTTCAGACTCGCGATCTCGCCGCGTCCGCCGTGAATTCATGCGGGACCAGCTGGATACAGCCTTCGGCGAGAGGACATAA